The genomic DNA CATTTGTGCTGCGATATATAGGAGTATCGATTCTATTTACACTGGGAATGTATCTAGGACTTCTTCTGCTAATAGTCCCAGGAATCTACTTCAGCCTGACATACTGTTGGTGTTTCTACTTTTTGGTCGATCGTGATTGCGGAGTGATGGAAGCGTTCCGACTCTCGGGGCAACATGCGAAAGGAAATCGCCTCAACACTTTTGTTTTGGGGATTGTCTCGTCCGTACTGAATATCCTTGGCTTTCTGATGTGCATCGCTGGCGCGTTAGTCACGATTCCCGTGGGGATGCTGGCGATGTCCATCTGCTACTTAATGATGACTGGACAGCGGTACTGGCAACCGCATCCGTCAGGACAGTGAACTAACGGACGCCGACTACAGTCGCAACCACTCGCGGAATCCAGAGACGATCTCCTGGGGCTGCATCGCGATCTGCATCCCCACGAACCCGAGGATCACCAGCGCCAACAGCAACAGCCCCACTCCTCTGAACCGGGAAGCGTTTTCGACTTGGCCCAGTTCGCGACGCGTTGCTTGCACCAAGCGTCGCCAGAAAACAGGGGAGATCGTTTGCAAAGGGGGAACGATTTGAGGTGTGTCCTGCGGCGAAAAGACCTCCAACCGGACCGCTGTCCCGACGGCGGGGAACCAGATCTGCTGGCCTTCGAGACGAGCACCGGGATCGATCGACTGAGCCGCTCGCAACAACGGGCCACGCACGTCATCGGCGGTCGCACCGTAGATCACCATCCGGGGCCGCATCGTCAGAATAATCAACAGCAGCGAAAGCAAGAAAAACACCGCCAACATCATCCATACGATCCAGCCCAACATGCCGTAGGCCATCGTCGGAAAGAAGAGCACCAAGGGGCCGGCAAGCACAAACCCACCAACACCGATCGCCAATGCGATGGTGTCTTGCGCACCTGTCGTTACGGTCGGGCGACGAGCCGACTGAAGATAACCGATCACCATCAGGTAGATCGCCAAGGGGCCAAGCGCCAGCGCGATAGAGAATGAGTCAATCATAGCGTTTATCGTAGACCGGTCGTCGAGTGAATAACAGTCGCAAAACGCTGAGACAGAACTGCTCGGCGTCAGACGTCCTGCGTGACAGGCGTCCAAATCTGACGCTGCTGATCCAGGAAAGTTGAATAGGTACCCGCTTGAATATGAGCTCGTGCTTCCCGAACCAACCGCTGGTAGAACGTCAGGTTGTGGATCGACAACAGGATCGGCCCCAGCATCTCTCCGGCGACAAACAGGTGGCGAATGTAGGCGCGGCTGTGCCGGCAAGCCGGACAAGGGCAATCCTCCTCCAGCGGACGAGCGTCTTCACGAAACTTTGCGTTTCGCAACTTCATCGATCCGGTGGCGGTAAAGGCCAATGCATTGCGGCCGTTTCGCGTCGGCATCACACAATCAAACATATCGACACCGCGAGCGATCGCTTCGACAAGATCGATCGGTGTCCCGACGCCCATCAGATACCGCGGCTTGGCCTTCGGCAGATACGGAACCGTCGCCTCGATCGTCTTGTACATCTCCGCCGGCGGTTCGCCAACACTGAGGCCGCCGATCGCGAAGCCCTCGAAGTCCTCTTTGCTCATCTCCTGAGCACACTGCCGTCGCAGTTCGGGATCCAATCCACCTTGCACGATCGCAAACCGAGCTTGGTCTTCCCGCGAGGCATGTTCCAGGCAACGCTTCGCCCAACGGATCGATCGCTCCATGGCATCTTCGATCACGGCGGGTTCGTTTGGCAGCGCGATTACATGATCCAGAACCATCGCGACGTCGCTGCCGAGCGATTCTTGAATGTCGATAGACAGCTCGGGCGTCAGCTCGATCGCCCGGCCATCGATGTGCGACTTGAACGTCGCGCCGTGTTCGGTGATCTTCGTCAGCTGGGCGAGGCTGAAGATTTGGAAGCCGCCCGAATCGGTTAAGATCGGGCCGTCCCAGCCGCTGAAGCGATGCAGGCCTCCGAGCGAACGGATCAGTTCATG from Rosistilla oblonga includes the following:
- the tgt gene encoding tRNA guanosine(34) transglycosylase Tgt, encoding MLPAVTIQLIAEDPNTQARAGLLTTPHGEVPTPAFMPVGTQATVKGVTVDQLKQLGASMILGNTYHLGLRPGHELIRSLGGLHRFSGWDGPILTDSGGFQIFSLAQLTKITEHGATFKSHIDGRAIELTPELSIDIQESLGSDVAMVLDHVIALPNEPAVIEDAMERSIRWAKRCLEHASREDQARFAIVQGGLDPELRRQCAQEMSKEDFEGFAIGGLSVGEPPAEMYKTIEATVPYLPKAKPRYLMGVGTPIDLVEAIARGVDMFDCVMPTRNGRNALAFTATGSMKLRNAKFREDARPLEEDCPCPACRHSRAYIRHLFVAGEMLGPILLSIHNLTFYQRLVREARAHIQAGTYSTFLDQQRQIWTPVTQDV